ATCATTATGATAAGATCATACCCAACGGGTGGCAAACGGATCTCGAGTTGCGTCGGCCGACGGAAGGAATCCGTGCGTATCGTTGGCTGGTACGAGATCGGGGTCAATTCCAACAGCTCTCGACGCATCAAGTGATGGCCACTCAATGGCCACTCGATTGGCccatacaacacacacacacacactgcggtGCGGTAAACAAAGACCGTCCAGCCATTTTGGCCGTTGTAATGGAGGCCAGCAACACCTGTCAGTTCGGCTTCAGCTGCTGCTAGTGACTCCGTGTTTACGATTGGAGAGTCTGCCACACTATTGTTTCGCTTCTCTCCTGTGTGTCCTGCTGTACCATGGTGCTACTGATGTGTGGCCCTTCAGCacatcagcaaaacaaaccgtccttACCGGAGCCGGTACGACCGTTATTTGTCACAGTTCTTCGAACTGTCGCGGGGTATCCTGCCGCTTTCGCACCAGCATCATCTTCTCCGGGGGGCGATCACAGGACATCAATCCCATTTATCGGTATgccaccgtgtgtgtgtgtatggacaCACGTGTCGTGTCGCTGTTGCTCGTGTGCGTTTATAAACCGACATCAATTTCAATCATCGCAAATATCGAATTATTGTGTGACCTACATTAATGTCCTTAACGTCCTGTCGCAACCCGTGCCTGTACAGCGTGCGAGACAGAGAACGATGGTTTTCCGATGTGGCActagagcgagagagagagagagaagccTGGCGGCGATTTAATGAATTACAAATTATGGCATTTTCCCTTACGCGAGTGCCACGCCGATGAtacgtagaccgtcgtaggaggGGGATTGAATGGCAAACGGGGACATTCAATCATTTTGGCTTGCTGTTGCCGTACACCACACCGCCGTACCATAAATACATATCAATACATTATGCTCTCCCTCTTATGTCCCCCCTCCGCCGGAATTCCCCAGATTCTTCATCATGGCACCACGTGTGTACTGTGGGAACCGGAGACACCGTCGGACCGGTCGTCCTACGTGTACCTACGGCTGGAGCGCTCCTGTTCGTTTGTGTCGTGGCAAAGGACGGCCTGGCGGCGGATTAAATCCCAACAAGGTACAGTAGCACACATTTTGGCCCATGCCGTACCGTGCCATTACTCACTCACCCTTCTCCCCTCCCCCTTCGATTCTCGGTTCCCTTCGTGTCTCTTGCCACCCTAAGCAGACTTTAGCCTTAACGTCAACCCGGAGGAGATAGTGGCGTGGAAGTTTGCCAATCGCTATGCATCGAATGTCGGCGAGCTGGAGGGCCAGTGCCAGAACCTGGACGAGGGCATGCTGGATCTCGGCACGATTAAGGAGATCAATATGGGGTCGCGGAACCACGAGTACGACGCGGAGATACTGGCCGCCGGCAAGCGCTTCGGTCTGACGCACGTCGAGTGCTGCGTGACGCTGCTGTACGGGAACTCGGCGAGCGAAAACCGGATACTGTGCATCCTCTGCCCGCCGATGCTGTGCCGGGCGTGGTACGTCGGCCTGAACTGGATGCTGCGGGGCATCCGGCGCCAGCAGATACTGATCGACCGGTCGATGCTGTGGCTGAAGGAGCTCTACATACAGCTGTACTTCGAGGAGGGTGCCTGCAGCGAACCGAGCGTGGCCGACGCCATCAAAGCGTTCGGTGGCCGCTGTTACGGCCTGTCATCCATCAAGTCGTGGTCCGGCTCGCAGATTAACGATGCGAGCGATACCAGTGCCGTCGCGAAGAAGGATTCGTCGACGACGAAGATACGCAAGAAGCGGTCCGTCGTCAATTTGCTGAACCAAACCAACCCGGCCGGCGGTAGTGCCGCGGCCGGTGGAGGTAGCGGCAGTGGAGGCGATACAACACCCTCCGACTCGATGCTGCTGGACACGCGCGACTACCGGACGCGGTCCATCGAGCGACGGCGCGAACGGAACGGCTCGAACGATCAGCTCTGGCAGAACGTGAAGCATCTCCGCATCGGGTCGGTTACCTACGATACTCAATTAGATTTTTTAAGCTTCGTCTCGCTGTATCGATCATTTAGGTAAGATGAAATACCTTCCTTTTGTTACTCTCCGCTTGAGAGCCGCTTGATATTGATTCCACCGTTCCTTCACAGTTTAATTGCACGGCAGGACCTGCGTGATATTTTCGACCAACTCTCGGTGACGACCATCTCACGGACGACGCTGAACGGGGAGAAAAGCCGAAGTGCACCGGAGTTATCGGAGACGATGGTTAAGCGAAAAATCGGTAAGATCCCTTCGGAGTTTTATAGCTCCTTCTCAATGTCCCACCGCAATAACACGCCAAATTGCTTGCCAACATCACCTCAGGACTCTTGACACGCAATTGCTCACTGGACATGGATCTGACCGAGGCGAAACACACGCAGAAGAAATACTTCGACGCGATAGCAGCGTCCAGCATCGCCCACATCGCTGCCAGCAACGATTTCCTTTCGTGCAGCAACAAAGTCATCACGATATCGACGCTGAAAAAGTTTCTCGAAACGCGCCAGATGGAAATCAAAACCGATGAGGATGTGAAAGCCATTATACAGGTAAATTGCATTACCGCAGCGGCGCCGGCTGCCTTTGCCAGCCAGTAACCACTGCACCACTGGTTCCGTTCCATTCCAGCGTCACGAACCGGAAGCGGCACATCGCATCGAGAACTGTCTCAGCTTTGAGGGGTTCGCCCGGTACATGATCGACAAGGACAACTACGCGTTTCTCAGCGAAATCATGCCGGAAAGCACCTACATGAACCTGCCGATGTCCCACTATTACATTGCGTCCTCGCACAATACGTACCTCACCGGGCATCAGCTGAAGGGCGAAAGCTCGGTCGAGCTCTACAGTCAGGTGCTGCTAACAGGTTCGTATCCCGCCCATTTCCGACTGGCCGGCCTCGCCTACTCTCTCCTCCCCCTTGTTGCAGGTGCGCGCTGCGTGGAACTCGACTGCTGGGACGGTGACGATGGTACGCCGGTCATCTACCATGGGCACACGTTCACCACGAAGATTCCCTTCCGGGCCGTCGtagaagcaataaataaatctgcCTTCATACAATCTTCCTACCCCGTGATACTCTCCATCGAGAACCACTGCtcggtgcagcagcagcaacggatGGCCAACATCTTTCAGGTGAGTCTGCCGCCCGCAAACGGGGAATGGATCTGTGTTCGGCATTCACGCTCTTCCGATACTCCACAGGCAATCTTCGGTGAGAAGCTGGTGACTAACTTTATGTTCGATCAGGACTACAGCGATGAACCATACCTGCCGTCGCCGCTATCGCTCAAGCACAAGATACtgatcaaaaacaaaaagcttaTAGTCGAAATACCGGCAACCTTATCAACCGGTTTAACGTAAGTATCCCAGTTCGTATCGATTCCGACGATGCCACGTTGCGTTTACTAATTGCCATTGCCATTGCAGACGACAGAACACCTTCAAACAATCGAATTTATCCAGCAGAGCCAGTTCAATTATATCAAACACTAGCGGTAGTTCGCTGAATGAAGAGTTTAGCGATGACGAGTATGAGGATGATGACGATTTTGACAATATTGATGGTAAGCGCGTATTCTCGCCTCGTATTCTTCTTTAGGCACTAACCATCTtattcctctctctctccctggTAGAAAAAACATATCATACAACTTGGGGATCAATAGAAGATAAGTATAGGCATAGTGTGTGCCATTCCAACATCACGCCGACAAAGTCGAAAGTCCAAGACCAGGACGAACGATCCCGCAAGCGCAGCAACCAGATTGCCCGAGAGCTCTCCGACCTGGTGATTTACGTGCAAGCAATAAAATTTCGCGGCCTGAACCCCTACAGTCCGCACAACTCAATACGTGCCAAtccgaagcagcagcagcaacagcagcagcagcagcaacaacagcaacagcaacaacagcaacagagtCAACAAAGTCAGCAGAATCTGCCGAATGCTCAGCAAAtcgcgcaacagcagcagaacgtGCTGAAGACGAGCGGTTCGGTCGTGACGGTTGGGAGCATACTGAAGAACAGCTCCGGCGACACGCTCAGTTTGCCCTCGTCCAGCCATCTGTCGGACAGTCTGTCCCTGAGCTACGACGCGTCTAGCATCAGCGGAAGCGAAACGCACCTGCCACCGCTAGCGAACTCCACTCGCAACCGAACCCTACCGAACGCCAACCATCCCTGCTACCAGTGCTCCTCGATCAACGAGGCGAGCGCGAAGAAGCTCTGCCGGAAAGACCCACTGGGGCTGATCGCGCACACCGAATCGCAGCTGATGCGCACCTATCCCGCCGGTCTGCGGATAGACTCGTCCAACTTTAATCCGGTGTTTTTCTGGTCATTCGGCATACAGATGGTGGCGCTCAACTACCAGACGGAGGACATTCCCATGCACATCAACAAAGCGATGTTTGAGGAAAACAATAGCTGCGGGTACGTGCGCAAGCCGGACGTACTGTGGAACCGGTCGCACCTGATGTACCGCCGGTACAGCCCGCTGGAGAAGGAGTTCGACGGGCTGCACGTGACGCAGCTCGTGCTGAACATTGTGTCGGGCCAGTACCTCAACCAGTCTAGCCTGTACTCGAGCACATTCGTCGAGATCGAGCTGCTCGGGATACCGGTGGACTGTGGCAAGCGCAAGACGAAGATCATCCGCAAGAACTCGTTCAATCCGCTGTGGAACGAAACCTTCTACTTCAAGATCATGTTTCACGATCTGGCGTTCCTCAAGTTTAGCGTGTACGATGCCGAAACGGGGCTCGTGATCGCCCAGCGCGTAATATCGCTGAAATGCATTCGGCCGGGCTATCGACATGTTCGGCTCCGCTCACCCACCAACCAGCCGCTCAACATGGCCTCGCTGTTCGTGTACACGCGCGTGGAAGAAGAGAGTCTGGATCGATCGTACGACGAGATCGATGAGCAGTACCTGCAGCAGCGGGGAGAGAAAAATCGTGGCGGCCGTGGCAATAGCGGTGGCGCGGAATCGAGCGACGTCCCGGTGCTGTTCGAAGCGAGCCGACTGGACGTGGCCAACAGCCTGGAGAGCAAGGTACCGCAGCTGAAGCGGAAAATGTTTTTTCTCACCGTGTACGACGTGGTGCCCGACAAGCCGTACACGATCCTGAAGATCACCCAGGAAAGCACAACGAAGGACGTGCTGACGCAGGCGATGCAGAAGATGAACAAGTCGGCCCAGGACATGTCCAACTTCATACTGATCGAGGAGGTCTACCGGGGGTGGGAAAAGAAGGACCGCCTGCTGCCACCGAGCCAGCGCGTGCTCGACATGACGGAGAAACCGCTGCAGGCGCAGGGTCACTGGAAGGGAGAGGGTCGCTTCATTCTCAAGAAGATCGGCAACGATCCGAGCAGCCGGGCGTGGGTTACCTCCATCCGGCGGACGACCGATCGGAGGGCGTCGCTTGCGGCCACCCTGGCGGGAGCGGCCGGGGGTACCGGAGCTGCCGGGGGCCCCGGCACCGGGAAGGAACCGACCGCGGACGATCTGCTGGCGCTCGAGAACGTGGACAACTTCCTCGTGTGCGTGTACAACGTGTCGCAGGACATCCCGTACGCGATATTGCGCGTGCCGATGAAATCGACCGCCCAGGACGTACTGGCGCAGGCTCTGCTGAAGGCGCGCCGGCTCGATAACCCCAACAACTTTGTGCTGGTGGAGGAGCTGAACTACAGCAACAAGAGCAACGACACGATGCAGCGCATCCTGCTAGACGACGAGAATGTGTACGTGACGCAGGCCAACTGGAAAACGATCGGTCGGTTCGTCATCCACGAGCGCAGCCAGCTGACACCATCGACGATCCGCAAAACAATCCTACCGATCGAGAAGATTAGCCGCGGGTTCAGCATAAGCCGCGGATCGTCGTCCTCCTCTACCTCGGTGCACTCGTTGGCCTCCAAGTCACCGATACAGGTGGCGCTGAGCGATCCCA
The Anopheles moucheti chromosome 2, idAnoMoucSN_F20_07, whole genome shotgun sequence genome window above contains:
- the LOC128299755 gene encoding 1-phosphatidylinositol 4,5-bisphosphate phosphodiesterase epsilon-1-like — its product is MREAFPSLPFDNITEEKLLLILLLAGRPCPTAHHEPHHDDDRRPDELTIIGEKIIINREGETIKQTLVDNEQDQPTLQKNAVLDTDDTAQSHAGHLPAAVLTAATAAAATATTATTSPSVSSTTHHHQHHQQQQQQHSVAASATASAAATFSTTATTSISSSSGTAALAAAPVPFSGELEELQYILHFPEEVALRITDMEYQLFYQVSPVDFINEAILELKRERCGVGVGGGGGGGREGGSFQSPFSSFISSLNPIRKRFDETSAWTNYIVLSQGTQDERKAAFACLLRVAISCWNIGNFNGAKEIVDGLKSIKKEAFWTSATDRTGRNTVYEFLTTVFDSFEYDNAVTRALAIPTCRMIPYFRNHVDEIKTLLLTVPQSLGPTSTDSGENPVEKYFLGEVKPLPLREDEEFIARLLPLALPIDCRVRTPVPTEPPDIPSDESTEPLLLSDERDESGVAEENREELLEQIQLRAEPAVHRVATFIDHHDQLCRELPHSLLEYLRAAANSPRQTKTPLYIYQPSNLQEQEEDYEVEIGNYNPVQPLFYDHGISIIPLSSKQTNAIDHHILQILHHGTTCVLWEPETPSDRSSYVYLRLERSCSFVSWQRTAWRRIKSQQDFSLNVNPEEIVAWKFANRYASNVGELEGQCQNLDEGMLDLGTIKEINMGSRNHEYDAEILAAGKRFGLTHVECCVTLLYGNSASENRILCILCPPMLCRAWYVGLNWMLRGIRRQQILIDRSMLWLKELYIQLYFEEGACSEPSVADAIKAFGGRCYGLSSIKSWSGSQINDASDTSAVAKKDSSTTKIRKKRSVVNLLNQTNPAGGSAAAGGGSGSGGDTTPSDSMLLDTRDYRTRSIERRRERNGSNDQLWQNVKHLRIGSVTYDTQLDFLSFVSLYRSFSLIARQDLRDIFDQLSVTTISRTTLNGEKSRSAPELSETMVKRKIGLLTRNCSLDMDLTEAKHTQKKYFDAIAASSIAHIAASNDFLSCSNKVITISTLKKFLETRQMEIKTDEDVKAIIQRHEPEAAHRIENCLSFEGFARYMIDKDNYAFLSEIMPESTYMNLPMSHYYIASSHNTYLTGHQLKGESSVELYSQVLLTGARCVELDCWDGDDGTPVIYHGHTFTTKIPFRAVVEAINKSAFIQSSYPVILSIENHCSVQQQQRMANIFQAIFGEKLVTNFMFDQDYSDEPYLPSPLSLKHKILIKNKKLIVEIPATLSTGLTRQNTFKQSNLSSRASSIISNTSGSSLNEEFSDDEYEDDDDFDNIDEKTYHTTWGSIEDKYRHSVCHSNITPTKSKVQDQDERSRKRSNQIARELSDLVIYVQAIKFRGLNPYSPHNSIRANPKQQQQQQQQQQQQQQQQQQQSQQSQQNLPNAQQIAQQQQNVLKTSGSVVTVGSILKNSSGDTLSLPSSSHLSDSLSLSYDASSISGSETHLPPLANSTRNRTLPNANHPCYQCSSINEASAKKLCRKDPLGLIAHTESQLMRTYPAGLRIDSSNFNPVFFWSFGIQMVALNYQTEDIPMHINKAMFEENNSCGYVRKPDVLWNRSHLMYRRYSPLEKEFDGLHVTQLVLNIVSGQYLNQSSLYSSTFVEIELLGIPVDCGKRKTKIIRKNSFNPLWNETFYFKIMFHDLAFLKFSVYDAETGLVIAQRVISLKCIRPGYRHVRLRSPTNQPLNMASLFVYTRVEEESLDRSYDEIDEQYLQQRGEKNRGGRGNSGGAESSDVPVLFEASRLDVANSLESKVPQLKRKMFFLTVYDVVPDKPYTILKITQESTTKDVLTQAMQKMNKSAQDMSNFILIEEVYRGWEKKDRLLPPSQRVLDMTEKPLQAQGHWKGEGRFILKKIGNDPSSRAWVTSIRRTTDRRASLAATLAGAAGGTGAAGGPGTGKEPTADDLLALENVDNFLVCVYNVSQDIPYAILRVPMKSTAQDVLAQALLKARRLDNPNNFVLVEELNYSNKSNDTMQRILLDDENVYVTQANWKTIGRFVIHERSQLTPSTIRKTILPIEKISRGFSISRGSSSSSTSVHSLASKSPIQVALSDPTASSSTSRFKSRSAGAHESASGSGSAVGTKSRHHGHGRTKFSSEKDTSFSSTSAGNAGSKSANRREVHSEGETLSDEEQKESDIMSTMSRFKRMSIKKLKSWKS